The Leptospira sp. WS39.C2 genome contains a region encoding:
- a CDS encoding response regulator produces MKPVKQFLQIVLVSFLSLSFSVCLPYNKENLPLAKLGILDLRGWDFNRYGNVPLNGEWEIHWNQMEPIQNENPNYTKIPGNWTKDSKTTFPNGYATLRLKILVDPNSKSFYLQNGVTRNAFKIFIGKENIYESGKFGLDANSEIPNINIGTVSIPPHKTGTIDLNIQISCFHYHVCGIATPYLFGTHDGIIKSFFEATSRDILVLSSLGTLAFFHFVLFLFWRDEKTHLYFSFVCLLASVRLLSIGETRLIYNYLPLGFYEIMVRVNGFSFTLLYLAFVRYVKEVYPEKRYHHFYSMNYFFAILLLIGIPFSTNVYSKIQSYHLILSLFGLFTLLYPIVHGVVISKPGAKFFLFSLVSTMLLFSLDILTEFAKKGTAYLAQYGFLVFGLSQALFIAERMIQNFKNKEKLKQEKELAVSEVKFKSAFLSTMSHEIRTPLNGILGMTQMFGQTNLTEEQKEYLSLIQFSGENLLLLINDILDLTKLEAGKFELRLEPIVLEKFLTDMVQLFKSKLINDQVKIELELNEKIPNTIIIDKRRFTQILSNLLGNAAKFTEKGSIRLQVSNEPINEKSILLKIQIKDTGIGIPKEKLGELFQPFQQIHSHLSGKTNGTGLGLTITKKIVEELFGSIEVQSELGKGSVFTVKIPVAIGIDTLNQNQEITNKSILKVMDWEKNLAQIYPTKILVADDDPINLKVSKMFLKKLGYSVLVAENGNQTLSLVDKERPNFILLDVQMPDLDGLQVTKSIRENKNLTEQPIIIALTANVMEEEKDKCLQSGMDDFMTKPLLMQDLVYMIKKWSKVKI; encoded by the coding sequence ATGAAGCCTGTGAAACAATTTCTACAAATCGTTTTGGTATCGTTTCTCTCTCTCAGTTTTTCCGTATGTTTACCGTATAACAAGGAGAATCTGCCACTTGCCAAATTAGGAATATTAGATCTTAGGGGTTGGGATTTCAATCGGTATGGTAATGTCCCTCTCAATGGGGAATGGGAAATCCATTGGAACCAAATGGAACCAATTCAAAATGAGAATCCCAATTATACAAAAATTCCAGGGAATTGGACAAAAGATTCCAAAACTACTTTCCCGAATGGATACGCCACATTACGTTTAAAAATTTTGGTGGATCCGAACTCCAAATCCTTTTACCTTCAAAATGGGGTTACAAGAAACGCATTTAAAATTTTCATTGGGAAAGAAAATATCTATGAGTCTGGTAAATTTGGATTGGATGCAAATTCCGAAATTCCCAATATCAATATCGGAACTGTTTCTATTCCCCCTCACAAGACTGGAACAATCGACTTAAACATTCAAATTTCCTGTTTCCATTATCATGTTTGTGGAATAGCAACACCATACTTATTTGGTACACATGATGGTATCATCAAATCGTTTTTTGAAGCAACAAGCCGAGATATTCTCGTATTATCCTCCCTTGGCACTCTTGCTTTTTTTCATTTTGTATTATTTCTATTTTGGCGTGATGAAAAAACACATCTGTATTTTTCCTTTGTTTGTTTGTTAGCATCTGTTCGGCTCTTAAGCATAGGGGAAACGCGTTTGATATACAATTACCTTCCATTAGGTTTTTATGAAATTATGGTTCGAGTCAATGGATTTTCTTTTACATTGTTGTATCTTGCTTTTGTTAGGTATGTGAAAGAAGTTTATCCCGAAAAAAGGTATCATCACTTTTATTCCATGAATTACTTTTTCGCAATACTTCTGTTAATTGGAATTCCATTTTCAACAAATGTATATTCGAAAATACAATCTTATCACTTAATCCTTTCTCTATTTGGATTATTTACCCTCTTATACCCAATTGTACACGGTGTAGTCATATCAAAACCAGGGGCCAAATTCTTTTTGTTTTCCTTAGTTTCAACGATGTTACTTTTCTCACTAGACATCTTAACAGAATTTGCAAAAAAAGGAACGGCTTATCTTGCCCAATATGGGTTTTTGGTTTTTGGATTGTCACAAGCTTTGTTCATTGCAGAACGTATGATCCAAAATTTCAAAAATAAGGAAAAACTAAAACAAGAGAAAGAATTAGCCGTCTCAGAAGTAAAATTTAAATCTGCTTTTTTGTCTACAATGAGTCATGAGATCCGTACACCACTGAATGGAATTTTAGGTATGACACAGATGTTTGGCCAAACTAACTTAACTGAGGAACAAAAAGAGTATTTAAGTTTAATTCAATTTAGCGGTGAAAATCTATTATTACTGATAAATGACATTTTAGATTTAACAAAACTAGAAGCAGGCAAATTTGAATTACGATTAGAACCAATTGTTTTAGAAAAATTTCTAACAGATATGGTGCAACTTTTTAAATCCAAATTAATCAATGACCAAGTCAAAATAGAATTAGAGTTAAACGAGAAGATTCCAAATACAATCATCATCGACAAAAGACGTTTCACTCAAATCCTTTCCAATTTACTTGGAAATGCAGCGAAATTCACTGAGAAGGGTTCAATACGTTTACAAGTCTCGAATGAACCAATCAATGAAAAATCAATCCTCCTCAAAATTCAAATAAAGGATACAGGGATTGGGATTCCTAAAGAAAAACTGGGAGAACTTTTCCAGCCGTTCCAACAAATCCATTCTCACCTTTCAGGAAAAACAAATGGGACAGGTTTAGGACTTACGATTACAAAAAAAATTGTAGAAGAATTGTTTGGTTCCATCGAAGTCCAATCGGAATTAGGAAAAGGTTCAGTTTTTACCGTGAAAATACCCGTTGCAATTGGAATCGATACTCTCAACCAAAACCAAGAAATCACAAACAAAAGTATCTTAAAGGTTATGGATTGGGAAAAAAATTTGGCACAAATATACCCAACAAAAATTTTAGTTGCCGATGATGATCCAATCAATCTAAAAGTATCAAAGATGTTTTTGAAAAAACTTGGTTACTCTGTGTTAGTTGCTGAAAATGGAAACCAGACTTTATCTTTAGTAGACAAAGAAAGACCTAATTTTATCCTTTTAGATGTCCAAATGCCTGATTTAGATGGTTTACAGGTCACTAAATCCATTAGGGAAAACAAAAATTTGACAGAACAACCAATCATCATTGCCTTAACAGCAAACGTCATGGAAGAAGAAAAAGATAAATGCCTACAATCAGGAATGGATGATTTTATGACAAAACCTCTTCTTATGCAAGACTTGGTTTACATGATCAAAAAATGGTCGAAGGTTAAAATATAA
- a CDS encoding sigma-70 family RNA polymerase sigma factor, translated as MNSEMGKYKVSHNLNELDSFLELKPYLFSIAYRITGSYADTEDILQESYLRWLSVDKTKIENYKSYLGSIVARLAFDLLKKASRKKETYIGPYLPEPIPETAEGIDDERINFAFLVLLETLNPFERAVFILRESFDFDFESIAKIIGKKPEYARKILSRAKQALKQRKKKFDPNPKLHAQLLTEFSLACIQQNTTALSKLLKEDVIAYSDGGGKVHAARIPIPGIIRVSILLKQTTKKVMNSSNIYFGKVNGTDAIIGYEKDGLPKFVQFIFIEGNQISEVLTIVNPDKLKGFQNEGQLRKLGYIRKPNLLYFFYLIVKNKIQSFLT; from the coding sequence ATGAATTCGGAAATGGGGAAATACAAAGTGAGTCATAATTTGAATGAGTTAGATTCTTTTTTAGAGTTAAAACCATATTTATTTTCGATTGCATACCGCATAACAGGAAGTTATGCTGATACGGAAGATATTTTACAAGAGAGTTATCTAAGATGGCTCTCTGTAGATAAAACAAAAATAGAAAACTACAAATCTTATTTGGGTAGCATTGTCGCAAGACTTGCCTTTGATTTATTAAAAAAAGCATCCCGAAAAAAAGAAACTTATATTGGTCCTTACCTTCCCGAACCAATTCCAGAAACGGCAGAAGGGATTGATGATGAAAGAATAAATTTTGCATTCCTTGTATTATTAGAAACACTCAATCCTTTTGAAAGAGCTGTATTTATATTAAGGGAATCATTTGATTTTGATTTTGAATCAATAGCAAAAATTATTGGGAAAAAACCAGAATACGCCAGAAAAATTCTCAGTAGAGCCAAACAGGCTTTAAAACAACGTAAGAAGAAATTTGATCCAAATCCTAAGTTACATGCACAATTATTAACCGAATTTAGTTTAGCTTGTATCCAACAGAATACAACTGCACTTTCGAAATTATTAAAAGAAGATGTCATCGCTTATTCCGATGGTGGTGGGAAAGTACATGCAGCAAGGATTCCAATTCCTGGAATCATTCGAGTTTCAATACTTTTAAAACAAACCACAAAAAAAGTAATGAATTCATCAAATATTTATTTTGGTAAAGTAAATGGAACAGATGCCATCATTGGATATGAGAAAGATGGATTACCAAAATTTGTCCAATTCATCTTCATTGAAGGAAATCAAATCAGTGAGGTATTGACAATTGTCAATCCAGATAAACTAAAAGGATTTCAAAACGAAGGACAGTTAAGAAAATTAGGATATATACGAAAACCTAACCTATTATATTTTTTCTATCTGATAGTAAAAAACAAAATCCAATCTTTTCTAACTTAG
- a CDS encoding NAD(P)/FAD-dependent oxidoreductase → MKTKVIIIGAGYAGILCANRLEKQNEGVEVTIISEYPYFQERIRFHEIASQQKEKKIPIQNLLRKKINFVNGKVIEIVPKNNQVVLRSLVGNFTLDYDFLVVSIGSSGIKKQNDAEYSIQSLESLQNFLNNKNPDRIQNLCVLGGGLTGIELAVEWKEKYPNQVVTVIDKSPFAKSFSKTGKTYIHNKFKNLGIQIIDSIQIQSIGSEKIIFQNHKEIQYDSLINCTGFQIYPLLKESGFLTNDLNQVYVDPFLRSKQFQNVFVAGDAAKLEHSILRMGCVTALPMGAYVADVLSNTIKNKDLSPFSFQFFGRCVSLGRKDGLIQWTYGDDTPKEWVITGKLAALIKEIVNRFTIFSLKMEKYLPFRFYFWPKGSVYKLKNYEFGNGEIQSES, encoded by the coding sequence ATGAAAACAAAGGTAATCATCATAGGCGCAGGTTATGCGGGAATTCTATGTGCCAATCGATTGGAAAAACAAAATGAAGGTGTAGAAGTTACAATTATTTCAGAGTATCCATATTTTCAGGAAAGAATTCGATTCCATGAAATTGCATCGCAACAAAAGGAAAAAAAGATTCCTATCCAAAATTTGTTAAGAAAGAAAATCAATTTTGTAAATGGTAAAGTAATCGAAATTGTTCCCAAGAATAACCAAGTAGTATTACGTAGCCTTGTAGGGAATTTTACATTGGATTATGATTTTTTGGTCGTATCAATTGGAAGTTCAGGAATAAAAAAACAAAACGATGCCGAATATTCAATCCAATCTCTCGAGTCTTTGCAAAATTTCTTAAACAATAAAAATCCAGACCGAATCCAAAACTTATGTGTCTTAGGTGGAGGCCTTACTGGAATTGAACTGGCAGTTGAATGGAAAGAAAAATATCCAAACCAAGTGGTCACTGTCATAGACAAGAGTCCATTTGCAAAATCATTCTCAAAAACGGGAAAAACATATATTCACAACAAATTTAAAAATTTGGGAATTCAGATCATTGATTCGATTCAAATCCAATCGATTGGATCGGAGAAAATTATTTTCCAAAATCATAAGGAAATACAATATGATTCTCTCATCAATTGTACCGGATTTCAGATTTATCCCTTATTAAAAGAATCTGGATTTCTCACCAATGATCTAAATCAAGTGTATGTTGATCCATTTTTACGTTCGAAACAATTTCAAAATGTTTTTGTCGCAGGGGATGCTGCAAAATTAGAACATTCCATTCTCCGTATGGGTTGTGTGACTGCTTTGCCAATGGGTGCTTATGTTGCAGATGTTCTTTCCAATACAATCAAAAACAAAGATCTATCCCCTTTTTCCTTCCAATTTTTTGGACGTTGTGTTTCGCTAGGAAGAAAGGATGGGCTCATCCAATGGACCTACGGTGATGATACTCCAAAGGAATGGGTTATTACAGGAAAACTTGCAGCATTGATTAAAGAAATCGTAAATAGGTTTACAATATTTTCTTTGAAGATGGAAAAATATTTACCTTTTCGATTTTACTTTTGGCCAAAAGGAAGTGTGTACAAATTAAAAAATTATGAATTCGGAAATGGGGAAATACAAAGTGAGTCATAA
- a CDS encoding OmpA family protein, with protein MQKWTGNFFFFGILFLSLVPASLLWGQGFDKGNFILYGMGMGGVGNNSGSIQKGVFTENFPNYLVINSPFTDNTSRYLLYEFYSNVTEGRAKLASRGGELGFEYGLFRYFGIGLSATNQIITASHFQTVDNRLILLYSLYADSAANQLARLVTGDFYSYGTQRKRDIFNGITGDLNFFIHFMPNQALDPYFRFGGGAGTERLYGGNINRVFGSLGLRYHFNHRFFMSAEVEHANVYMVNFEQPTAGYRNKGNYEETAVKIGFGLSFGSKPETIPNEEIPKKVIDAVAQDNTNKTENLPNDTKLERFVFFASEIFDLPSSRIHLEGRARLDAIARSLENEFKEYDILIITYTSPYKEDLPGNFENYDLGFERAQAISRVLREKGVSPKRIIDSTQGSALYAVESKEKVVIELRKKVK; from the coding sequence ATGCAGAAATGGACGGGAAATTTTTTCTTTTTTGGAATTTTATTTTTATCTTTGGTTCCCGCTTCTCTTTTGTGGGGACAAGGGTTTGATAAAGGAAATTTCATCCTTTATGGAATGGGGATGGGAGGGGTTGGAAATAACTCAGGAAGTATCCAAAAAGGAGTATTTACCGAAAATTTTCCAAATTATTTGGTAATCAATTCGCCGTTTACTGACAACACATCTCGGTATTTATTATATGAATTTTATTCCAATGTCACTGAAGGAAGAGCAAAATTAGCAAGCCGTGGCGGAGAACTTGGTTTCGAATATGGTTTGTTTCGGTACTTTGGAATTGGACTTTCTGCCACTAACCAAATCATTACTGCATCTCATTTCCAAACCGTTGACAATAGACTAATTTTATTATATTCCCTATATGCAGATAGTGCCGCCAATCAACTAGCAAGATTGGTTACGGGTGATTTTTATAGTTATGGTACCCAAAGAAAAAGAGATATTTTTAATGGGATTACTGGGGATCTAAATTTTTTCATTCACTTTATGCCAAACCAAGCTCTTGATCCTTACTTCCGATTTGGAGGTGGAGCTGGCACAGAACGGTTGTATGGTGGAAATATAAATCGAGTTTTTGGATCTCTTGGGCTTCGTTACCATTTCAATCATCGTTTTTTTATGAGTGCAGAAGTGGAACATGCCAATGTTTATATGGTTAATTTTGAACAACCTACTGCCGGGTATCGAAACAAAGGTAATTACGAAGAAACCGCTGTTAAAATAGGCTTTGGATTAAGTTTTGGTTCAAAACCCGAAACGATACCAAATGAAGAAATTCCAAAAAAAGTAATCGATGCGGTAGCTCAAGACAACACAAACAAAACTGAAAATTTACCAAATGATACAAAATTAGAAAGATTTGTCTTTTTTGCGAGTGAGATCTTTGATTTGCCATCTAGCCGAATCCATTTGGAAGGACGAGCAAGACTTGATGCAATTGCTAGAAGTTTAGAAAATGAATTCAAAGAATATGATATTCTAATCATCACATATACCTCTCCTTATAAAGAAGACTTACCAGGTAATTTCGAGAATTATGATTTGGGTTTCGAAAGAGCGCAAGCAATCTCTCGTGTGCTTAGAGAAAAAGGTGTTAGTCCAAAAAGAATTATCGATTCCACACAAGGATCTGCCCTATATGCTGTGGAATCGAAAGAAAAAGTGGTGATTGAACTTCGTAAAAAAGTTAAGTAA
- a CDS encoding malate:quinone oxidoreductase — protein sequence MKEKDTVRTKSDVILIGAGIMSATLGVLLKELNPHLTITVLERLDAAARESSNAWNNAGTGHSAFCELNYTVENEDGSIQTKKALQIAESYEISKEFWAYLAGIKEIIDPEDFIHSVPHFSFVWGDDNVRFLEKRYSALSQYELFQGLVYTEDKQTISEWLPLVMKGRDPYEKVAATRMDLGTDVNFGTLTRAMFRYLETFSDVHVHYFEDVKDLERGKSGYWHLTSHNLQTHEKEHHEAKFVFIGAGGGSLPLLEKSDIPEAEGFGGFPVSGQWLRCKNKNIIKEHFAKVYGKANVGSPPMSVPHLDTRIIEGKKELLFGPYAGFTTKFLKKGSYLDLVKSLEFDNIFPMLSAGMHNLPLTKYLISQALQSHEDRIEALREYFPEVKSEDWELVVAGQRVQVIKKDEEEGGVLEFGTEVVSAKDGSLAALLGASPGASTSVSIMLEVLSDCFPNEMNSNEWKEKLKTMIPSYGESMKENPDLCSISRKRTEELLGLKTLVT from the coding sequence ATGAAAGAAAAAGATACAGTTAGAACTAAGTCCGATGTGATTCTCATCGGTGCAGGAATCATGAGTGCCACTTTGGGCGTACTTTTGAAAGAGTTAAACCCTCACCTAACAATCACAGTTTTAGAAAGACTTGATGCTGCGGCTAGAGAAAGTTCCAATGCTTGGAATAATGCTGGGACTGGTCACTCAGCATTCTGTGAATTGAATTATACTGTTGAAAATGAAGACGGAAGTATCCAAACAAAAAAAGCGCTTCAAATTGCTGAGTCTTACGAAATTTCCAAAGAATTTTGGGCCTATTTAGCTGGGATCAAAGAAATCATTGACCCTGAAGATTTTATCCATTCTGTCCCTCATTTTAGTTTTGTATGGGGAGATGATAATGTCCGATTTCTTGAAAAACGATATTCTGCCTTAAGTCAGTACGAACTTTTCCAAGGTCTTGTTTATACAGAAGACAAACAAACTATTTCAGAATGGCTTCCACTTGTGATGAAAGGAAGAGACCCTTATGAAAAAGTGGCTGCTACTCGTATGGATTTAGGAACTGATGTTAATTTTGGAACACTTACACGGGCAATGTTTCGGTATTTAGAAACGTTTTCTGATGTCCATGTCCATTACTTTGAAGATGTCAAGGACTTAGAAAGAGGTAAAAGTGGCTACTGGCACCTAACTTCTCATAACCTACAAACACATGAAAAGGAACACCATGAAGCAAAATTTGTTTTTATTGGGGCTGGTGGCGGAAGTTTACCCCTTCTTGAAAAATCAGACATTCCTGAAGCAGAAGGATTTGGTGGGTTTCCTGTCAGTGGCCAGTGGTTACGATGCAAAAATAAAAATATCATCAAAGAACATTTCGCAAAAGTATATGGAAAAGCCAATGTTGGATCTCCACCAATGTCTGTTCCACATTTGGATACAAGGATCATTGAAGGTAAAAAAGAATTATTGTTTGGACCTTACGCAGGTTTTACGACAAAGTTTCTAAAAAAAGGATCTTATTTAGATTTAGTCAAGTCATTGGAATTTGACAATATTTTCCCAATGTTATCTGCAGGTATGCATAACCTACCTTTGACAAAATATTTAATTAGCCAAGCCTTACAATCCCATGAAGATAGAATCGAAGCTTTAAGGGAATATTTCCCGGAAGTAAAATCAGAAGATTGGGAACTTGTTGTCGCAGGCCAACGGGTACAAGTGATAAAAAAAGATGAAGAAGAAGGTGGTGTATTGGAATTTGGTACAGAAGTTGTCTCTGCAAAAGACGGGTCACTTGCAGCATTACTAGGAGCAAGTCCAGGAGCCTCAACATCTGTTTCAATCATGTTAGAAGTTTTATCAGATTGTTTTCCAAATGAAATGAATTCTAACGAATGGAAGGAAAAACTAAAAACCATGATCCCAAGTTATGGTGAATCTATGAAAGAAAATCCAGACCTCTGCTCTATAAGCCGAAAAAGAACTGAGGAATTATTAGGATTAAAAACTTTGGTTACTTAA
- a CDS encoding metallophosphoesterase, translating into MKAFFLFLSVLTSLLGFIYYYSTFRLISGLSLNGPIVTLILVAIGAMVLLVPLTYVFSRVSKREKTQTFFAYVTFTNFGFFSILFTLVLFMDLLRLVDIGIVSDYSRLLFSALIRFGFPIDGVTEVKNFSLAFSTIVAATALSSLGFYNAHVRLLTKHVKIPVKGLHSDLQSLKIVQISDVHIGPTIKEKFLRRVVGKINAQSPDIVVITGDLVDGPAATLKHHLKPLADIRSKYGIFYVTGNHEYYSGVLSWLPEIERLGIRVLLNENQIIPIGNAKLLMAGVTDLTAGSMIKSHQTNPKRAIQGGENTDYKILLAHQPNSIYEANQVGFQLQISGHTHGGQFFPGNILIYFAQKFVSGLHWYKDTQIYVSRGTGYWGPPFRLGAPSEISVLELQSTS; encoded by the coding sequence TTGAAAGCTTTCTTCCTATTTTTGTCCGTTCTGACATCCTTACTCGGATTCATCTATTACTATTCTACTTTTCGTTTAATCTCAGGACTTTCACTGAATGGGCCTATTGTAACATTGATTTTAGTTGCGATTGGAGCGATGGTTCTACTTGTTCCCTTGACCTACGTGTTTAGTCGTGTTTCCAAACGGGAAAAAACCCAAACATTTTTTGCCTATGTCACCTTCACCAATTTTGGTTTTTTTTCTATCTTATTCACCTTGGTTTTGTTCATGGATCTTTTGCGATTAGTGGATATTGGAATTGTATCTGATTACTCTCGACTTTTGTTTTCGGCATTAATTCGATTCGGATTTCCAATTGATGGTGTGACAGAAGTAAAAAATTTCAGTTTGGCATTTTCAACCATTGTTGCTGCAACAGCGCTCAGTTCTTTAGGTTTTTATAATGCTCATGTACGATTGTTAACAAAACATGTGAAAATTCCTGTTAAAGGACTTCACTCCGACTTACAAAGTTTAAAAATAGTACAAATCTCTGATGTTCATATTGGTCCAACGATTAAAGAAAAATTCCTCAGACGTGTGGTTGGAAAAATCAACGCGCAGTCACCTGATATCGTAGTGATCACTGGTGATTTAGTGGATGGACCTGCGGCCACACTCAAACACCATCTAAAGCCATTAGCCGATATACGATCGAAATATGGAATATTTTATGTAACGGGAAATCATGAATACTATTCAGGAGTCCTTTCTTGGTTACCAGAAATTGAGAGATTAGGCATTCGAGTTTTACTCAATGAGAATCAAATCATTCCAATAGGAAATGCAAAATTGCTAATGGCAGGTGTTACGGATTTAACAGCTGGTTCCATGATCAAGTCCCACCAAACAAATCCTAAACGAGCAATCCAAGGCGGCGAGAATACTGATTATAAAATTCTACTCGCACACCAACCAAATAGCATCTATGAAGCAAACCAAGTTGGATTTCAGTTACAAATTTCTGGTCATACTCATGGTGGACAATTTTTCCCTGGAAACATACTCATTTATTTTGCACAAAAATTTGTGTCTGGTTTACATTGGTATAAAGATACACAAATCTATGTGAGTCGTGGGACTGGGTATTGGGGGCCTCCATTTCGATTGGGGGCACCATCTGAAATTTCTGTTTTAGAATTACAATCTACTTCATAA
- a CDS encoding methyl-accepting chemotaxis protein → MTENRLIRKLTIAIEAPLYLLIFPYFINFCLFASSFDTNTLIQLAILGTLLSLVPLVLGITLRNRRLKRLLGYSHIQSFQEISKLKKGLLEHPRWEGNVILIRWTISIFGFSFMAVTLLGLPWKEILALPYACVMLGPIIYLAFYFQSEVYLSSVLKDKKLADIPLEESKFQIFGIFQRNLFTMIAVALLPMLTFGYYLFLILATNFRSPYWFYQMPIVFVMMVVIMVYAAFVGSKSLKEDIGNLNHSIEKLSKGELSESIPQLSATNLSHTIVKLNLFMDSLRVYFQTAKKEAVTLAETSKTILDKGVEIDSQVVSEKHKIDSTFESVSQIQSLSKATYERVLSQKDKTNFLAKELTRVTDEMTNLSKKAEELVVNTNHSIGTVKTSGDAIQSAYEKVELMNQMSENIKSAISIVEDISDRVNLLSLNASIEAARAGSMGRGFAVVASEVSRLADETAKNIEEIKRVVKLSQVASKESLESMKEIISTNNDVKSKFEEISQVAQMFGQTSETNSGNVKSLKDLVGEFQLDAEKITSEMELQSVYTETSNTNLQELWENHSKISTTFSEISEEANHLQVVSDSMEKIVSKFRF, encoded by the coding sequence ATGACAGAGAATCGTTTGATCAGGAAGTTAACCATTGCCATTGAAGCTCCACTTTATCTTTTAATTTTTCCATATTTTATTAACTTTTGTCTTTTTGCTTCAAGTTTTGATACAAACACTCTCATCCAACTCGCAATTTTAGGCACACTGCTTTCCCTTGTTCCTCTTGTGCTTGGCATCACCTTAAGAAATCGAAGATTAAAACGTTTATTAGGTTATTCTCATATACAAAGCTTTCAAGAAATTTCAAAATTAAAAAAAGGATTATTAGAACACCCTAGATGGGAAGGGAATGTAATTCTCATTCGTTGGACAATTTCGATTTTTGGATTTTCTTTTATGGCAGTAACTTTACTTGGTTTGCCATGGAAAGAAATTTTGGCCTTGCCTTACGCCTGTGTGATGCTTGGTCCTATTATCTACTTGGCATTTTACTTTCAGTCAGAAGTATATTTGAGTTCTGTCTTAAAGGACAAAAAACTAGCTGATATTCCTTTAGAAGAATCGAAGTTTCAAATTTTTGGAATTTTTCAAAGAAATTTATTTACAATGATCGCAGTTGCTTTGTTACCAATGTTAACCTTTGGTTATTATTTGTTTTTGATTTTGGCCACTAATTTTCGATCACCATATTGGTTTTATCAAATGCCAATTGTATTTGTGATGATGGTGGTTATAATGGTATATGCAGCTTTTGTTGGCAGTAAATCCTTAAAAGAAGACATCGGAAACCTAAACCATTCGATTGAAAAGTTATCTAAAGGAGAACTTTCAGAATCGATCCCACAACTCTCCGCAACCAATCTAAGCCATACAATTGTGAAGCTCAATTTGTTTATGGATTCACTAAGAGTTTATTTCCAAACTGCAAAAAAAGAAGCAGTCACCTTAGCAGAAACTTCTAAAACAATTTTAGATAAAGGAGTCGAAATAGATTCTCAAGTTGTCTCTGAGAAACATAAAATTGATTCTACATTTGAATCGGTTAGTCAAATCCAAAGTCTGTCGAAAGCTACTTATGAACGAGTCCTTTCTCAAAAAGACAAAACAAATTTTTTGGCAAAAGAACTGACCCGTGTGACAGATGAGATGACAAACCTTTCTAAAAAAGCAGAAGAGTTGGTTGTAAACACGAATCATTCCATTGGCACTGTGAAAACGTCAGGAGACGCCATCCAATCTGCTTATGAAAAAGTGGAACTTATGAACCAAATGAGTGAAAATATCAAATCTGCGATCTCCATAGTGGAAGATATCTCTGACCGTGTGAACTTATTATCATTAAATGCCTCTATTGAAGCAGCAAGAGCAGGTTCGATGGGACGAGGGTTTGCTGTTGTTGCTAGTGAAGTATCACGCCTTGCAGACGAAACGGCAAAAAATATCGAGGAGATCAAACGTGTGGTAAAATTATCACAAGTTGCTTCCAAAGAAAGTTTGGAATCAATGAAAGAAATCATCTCCACAAATAACGATGTAAAATCTAAATTTGAAGAGATATCTCAAGTAGCACAAATGTTTGGACAAACAAGTGAAACAAATTCTGGAAACGTCAAATCGTTAAAAGATTTAGTGGGAGAATTCCAGCTCGATGCTGAAAAAATTACCAGTGAAATGGAGTTACAATCAGTTTATACAGAAACGTCCAATACGAACTTGCAAGAGTTATGGGAAAATCACTCCAAAATTTCAACAACCTTTAGTGAAATATCAGAAGAAGCAAATCACTTACAAGTGGTGTCTGATTCTATGGAAAAAATTGTTTCTAAGTTTCGGTTTTGA